One part of the Salinivirga cyanobacteriivorans genome encodes these proteins:
- a CDS encoding TolC family protein, with product MNTIQRIGISIFIIFFGSVQSMAQDNDERLLSLNEVIDMAVHKSPRAIMARHTFRASYWSFRSYKANYLPSLTLNSTPFDLNRSYESITIDDGSDQFVERRSMTNSGSLEISQRVAPTGGNLYLSSSLERVQLLTGNKTTTYLIAPIRIGYRQPLVTYNAYRWERKIEPLKYKEAERNYLLTLEEISRMAISYFFDLALAQINKEISETNFHNNDTLYKIAEGRYNMGTIAKDELLQMELSYLTSRKAFNEADLNLRVARFNLKSFLGLTDEKSLSLVIPSEIPKFKINVDTALHYAHEQHPKMLSLKRQRIEANRDVAEARAENLFNANLNATLGLNKFSEGLDNAFNNLENSQMVSVGVSIPILDWGVGKGRYEMAKSQRELSLVNIEQEQVDFDQEVYLEVARFNMQDEQLLIAAKSDTIAQIRYNITKQRFKVGKVSILDLNVALQEKDVSRRDYIAALRDFWQNYYRIRGYTLYNFKRKQKIEADFTRLVE from the coding sequence ATGAATACTATACAGCGAATAGGAATAAGCATTTTTATTATATTTTTTGGAAGCGTGCAAAGTATGGCACAGGATAACGACGAACGGTTACTTTCACTCAATGAGGTGATTGATATGGCTGTGCATAAATCGCCACGAGCCATTATGGCCCGCCATACTTTCAGAGCTTCTTACTGGAGTTTTCGTTCTTATAAAGCAAATTATCTGCCCTCGCTCACACTAAACAGTACACCTTTCGATTTGAACCGTTCTTACGAATCCATCACTATTGATGACGGTAGCGATCAGTTCGTGGAACGCCGTTCAATGACCAATAGCGGATCTTTGGAGATTTCACAACGCGTTGCCCCAACAGGCGGGAACCTTTATCTGAGTTCTTCACTGGAGCGGGTGCAATTGCTAACCGGCAATAAAACCACTACCTATCTTATTGCTCCGATTCGAATTGGTTACCGGCAACCACTCGTTACATATAACGCCTATCGTTGGGAACGTAAAATTGAACCTTTAAAATATAAGGAGGCTGAACGTAATTATTTACTTACGCTTGAAGAGATTTCCCGCATGGCCATAAGCTATTTTTTCGATTTGGCACTGGCTCAAATCAATAAAGAAATTAGCGAAACTAACTTTCACAATAACGATACGCTTTATAAAATTGCCGAGGGAAGATACAATATGGGTACCATTGCAAAAGATGAGCTTTTACAGATGGAGCTTAGTTACCTTACTTCCCGCAAAGCATTTAATGAAGCTGATTTGAATTTACGTGTAGCACGATTTAATTTAAAATCTTTTTTAGGCCTTACCGATGAAAAATCGCTGAGCCTGGTTATTCCTTCCGAAATTCCAAAATTCAAGATAAATGTAGACACTGCGTTGCATTACGCCCACGAGCAACATCCCAAAATGCTTTCGCTAAAGCGACAACGTATTGAGGCGAACAGAGATGTGGCTGAGGCCAGGGCCGAAAATTTATTTAATGCCAATTTAAATGCCACACTCGGGTTGAATAAGTTTAGCGAAGGGCTCGATAATGCTTTTAATAATCTTGAAAATTCACAAATGGTTTCTGTAGGGGTTTCTATTCCTATACTCGACTGGGGGGTAGGGAAAGGTCGTTATGAAATGGCTAAGTCGCAACGAGAGCTCAGTCTTGTCAATATAGAACAGGAGCAGGTCGATTTTGATCAGGAAGTTTATTTGGAGGTTGCCCGGTTCAATATGCAGGATGAGCAACTTTTAATTGCTGCTAAATCAGATACCATAGCCCAGATTCGTTATAATATTACCAAACAGCGGTTTAAAGTGGGCAAGGTGAGTATTTTAGATTTAAACGTGGCACTACAGGAAAAGGATGTTTCGCGAAGAGATTATATTGCTGCTTTGCGGGACTTTTGGCAAAACTATTACCGCATACGTGGTTATACTTTATATAATTTTAAGCGTAAACAGAAAATTGAAGCTGATTTTACCAGGTTGGTGGAGTAA
- a CDS encoding efflux RND transporter periplasmic adaptor subunit: MKKKGLIWGGALLVLLIIVWIAFGSSDKTKTTQLYHKVQYGDFDVVVTTTGELQAENSMDIRGPAGLQRSGLYRIKITDLVPEGTIVDSGDFVASLDKSELSKKLKDIETEIQTKKNQYLQTKLDTTLEMRQTRDELINLKYVLEENRIKLEQSKFEPPATIRQAEINLDKAKRRYEQAVENYKIKRDKAVAKMREVEADLAKTQRKMQEMLDLMGRFDVKAPKGGMVIYQRSWNGTKRKVGSSISPWNPIVATLPDMSSMISRAYINEVDISKISKGQQVEVGVDAFPDKQFAAEIIDVANVGEQRPGSDAKVFEVIIRLSETDSVLKPGMTTSNRIMVSHFDSVLSVPLEALRVTDSARFVYKKAAVGLNKTKVTTGKANDNFIIVEDGLNENDEVTLNLPEE, translated from the coding sequence ATGAAGAAAAAAGGCCTCATTTGGGGCGGTGCACTGCTGGTATTGCTCATCATTGTCTGGATTGCTTTTGGATCTTCCGACAAAACAAAAACTACACAACTTTATCATAAAGTTCAATACGGTGATTTTGATGTTGTTGTAACCACTACAGGAGAGCTTCAGGCCGAAAACAGCATGGACATAAGAGGCCCGGCCGGCTTGCAAAGAAGCGGTTTATACCGGATTAAGATTACAGATCTTGTGCCTGAAGGTACCATTGTAGATTCAGGAGACTTTGTGGCATCGCTTGATAAATCGGAGCTTTCGAAAAAACTCAAGGATATTGAAACCGAAATTCAGACCAAGAAAAATCAGTATCTGCAAACCAAGCTCGATACTACCCTTGAGATGCGGCAAACGCGCGATGAGCTTATCAATCTTAAATATGTCCTCGAAGAGAATAGAATAAAGCTGGAGCAATCGAAGTTTGAGCCTCCGGCTACAATACGGCAGGCCGAGATTAATTTGGATAAAGCCAAAAGGCGTTATGAACAGGCTGTGGAGAATTATAAAATTAAAAGAGATAAAGCCGTTGCAAAAATGCGCGAAGTAGAGGCCGATTTGGCTAAAACCCAGCGCAAGATGCAGGAAATGCTCGACTTAATGGGAAGGTTCGATGTAAAAGCACCAAAAGGTGGCATGGTTATCTATCAGCGAAGCTGGAATGGAACAAAACGTAAAGTAGGATCCTCCATTAGTCCATGGAATCCCATTGTGGCAACATTGCCCGATATGTCTTCAATGATTTCGCGCGCTTATATCAATGAGGTCGATATAAGTAAAATATCAAAAGGCCAACAGGTTGAGGTAGGGGTAGATGCATTTCCCGATAAGCAATTTGCCGCTGAAATTATAGATGTGGCTAATGTAGGCGAGCAAAGACCAGGTTCCGATGCCAAGGTGTTTGAGGTGATCATTCGTTTAAGTGAAACCGATTCGGTACTTAAACCCGGCATGACAACCAGCAACCGTATTATGGTATCTCATTTCGATTCTGTGCTTAGCGTGCCGCTTGAGGCCCTCAGGGTAACAGATTCTGCCCGGTTTGTGTATAAAAAGGCTGCTGTTGGTCTTAATAAAACAAAGGTTACTACAGGTAAGGCCAATGATAATTTTATCATTGTGGAAGACGGCCTGAATGAAAACGATGAGGTAACCCTAAACTTGCCAGAAGAATAG
- a CDS encoding ABC transporter substrate binding protein, with protein MMLTTNEIKPITKKFYLLLLLIIFLHGILLSNNNELPKVLILHSYHQQFKWTSEITRGIESQIGEICDIQVQYMDTKRQFDSTYQKLLFDLIYHKHKKHHYDVIIVSDNNALNFLKKYHDTIFQNTPIVFCGINYASEQDFEPFQQITGVSEEVDIAKNFKLIKKLQPRVDTLVIVTDETPTVSRITKKLSAHTQKANRHFGAVKIWDHISMHKLEEKLSDLNANYAVLLVLFFRDVDDKYYSYRESARRIALSSTVPVYVLWDFNLGYGTLGGYMVDGFEQGKAAGEMTKRILQGEKASQIPIKWQSPNHYKFDFEQLQKFGIDLNRLPRNSKLINEPYSLYKHDRQLFWQIITVIIILLVLSIFLIIAALNYRRLLHKLAQNHYYLRALLNVVGEGIIDVDLNKKIKNMNYLAVALTGYSETEARGKKIKDVFDPTPVKTPNDKVAYYLLRSKDGTSYKISKSENPVKSKTKESGYVVAFSDITRIIDNEERFSRLAENAKDLIYRIKIPEGQFEYVSPAAREILGYSPDELYHKPSLIRQFIPEQWKKYVFSRWLELKNGMITGTYELQVKDKAGRLKWVNQRSVLVYDNDGHPVAMEGIVTDISSQKEVEERLRESNLALEEAKERAEESDRLKSAFLANIAHEIRTPMNGIIGFAELLRSKDTTPMSQKKYINVIQRSSERMLNIIDDLVNIAQIESGATRSRMEDVDIEILLNQINDHFEPIANNKGITLTIEKDSNKNLNKKIHTDLYKLDYSIRRLVDNAIKYTNKGEVKVHYVITNDKLEISVQDTGIGISKANQKKIFERFVQADNTPLKAEEGTGLGLAITRSFVEIMGGKITVESDVETGAKFTFYIPVK; from the coding sequence ATGATGCTGACCACCAATGAAATAAAGCCAATCACTAAAAAATTTTACCTTTTACTGCTTTTAATAATTTTTTTGCATGGCATACTTTTAAGCAATAACAATGAACTGCCAAAAGTATTAATCCTTCACTCCTACCACCAGCAGTTCAAATGGACGAGTGAGATAACCCGGGGTATTGAAAGCCAAATCGGAGAAATATGCGACATACAGGTGCAATACATGGATACCAAGCGGCAATTCGACAGCACATATCAAAAACTTTTATTTGACCTAATTTATCACAAACATAAAAAACACCACTACGATGTAATTATAGTATCCGACAATAACGCACTGAATTTTCTCAAAAAATATCATGACACCATATTTCAAAATACACCAATTGTATTTTGCGGAATCAATTACGCATCGGAGCAAGATTTCGAGCCATTCCAACAAATAACCGGAGTCAGTGAAGAAGTCGATATTGCGAAAAATTTCAAATTAATAAAAAAACTTCAACCCCGGGTAGATACCCTTGTTATTGTGACCGATGAAACACCAACAGTGTCAAGGATTACAAAAAAACTTTCGGCACATACGCAAAAAGCAAACAGGCACTTTGGAGCAGTTAAAATATGGGACCACATTAGCATGCATAAACTGGAGGAAAAACTATCGGACCTCAATGCAAACTACGCTGTACTTTTAGTACTTTTCTTCAGGGATGTAGATGATAAATACTACAGTTACAGGGAGAGCGCCCGTAGAATTGCATTAAGCAGCACAGTACCGGTTTATGTTTTATGGGATTTTAATCTAGGTTATGGTACATTGGGGGGATATATGGTCGATGGCTTTGAACAGGGTAAAGCTGCCGGCGAAATGACTAAAAGAATTTTACAGGGTGAAAAAGCCAGTCAGATACCAATAAAGTGGCAAAGCCCCAACCATTATAAATTCGATTTCGAACAACTCCAGAAATTCGGCATCGACCTGAATAGGTTACCCCGAAACAGCAAACTTATAAACGAGCCATACTCACTCTACAAGCACGACCGGCAACTTTTCTGGCAAATAATCACTGTAATAATCATACTTCTGGTGCTATCCATATTCCTGATTATTGCAGCATTAAACTATCGCAGGCTGCTACACAAATTAGCTCAAAACCACTACTATTTACGTGCATTGCTTAATGTGGTAGGAGAAGGCATTATCGACGTAGACCTGAACAAAAAAATTAAAAACATGAACTACCTGGCGGTAGCTCTGACCGGCTATAGCGAGACTGAAGCCAGAGGGAAAAAAATCAAAGATGTTTTTGACCCAACACCTGTAAAGACACCTAACGATAAGGTTGCATATTATCTTTTAAGATCAAAAGACGGCACCAGCTATAAAATATCAAAATCTGAAAATCCGGTAAAAAGCAAAACCAAAGAATCCGGGTATGTGGTGGCATTTAGTGATATAACCAGAATTATTGACAACGAGGAGCGATTTAGCAGGCTTGCCGAAAATGCAAAAGACCTAATTTACCGCATTAAAATCCCCGAAGGACAATTTGAATATGTAAGCCCGGCCGCACGTGAAATACTGGGATACAGCCCTGATGAACTTTACCACAAGCCTTCGTTAATAAGGCAATTCATACCTGAACAATGGAAAAAATATGTATTCAGCCGTTGGCTGGAGCTAAAAAACGGCATGATAACCGGGACATACGAGCTGCAGGTTAAGGATAAAGCCGGCAGACTCAAATGGGTTAATCAGCGCAGTGTACTTGTATATGACAACGACGGGCACCCCGTGGCCATGGAAGGAATTGTCACCGACATTTCGAGTCAGAAAGAAGTTGAAGAAAGGCTTAGAGAGAGCAACCTGGCACTGGAAGAAGCAAAAGAAAGGGCAGAAGAGAGTGATCGGCTTAAATCTGCTTTTCTGGCCAATATTGCCCATGAGATTAGAACCCCGATGAATGGCATCATCGGATTTGCTGAGTTGCTGCGCAGTAAAGACACAACCCCGATGTCGCAAAAGAAATACATTAATGTAATACAACGTAGTAGCGAGCGAATGCTCAACATTATTGACGACCTGGTAAATATTGCACAGATTGAGTCGGGAGCAACACGTTCACGAATGGAAGATGTAGATATTGAGATATTGCTTAATCAAATCAATGACCATTTTGAACCAATAGCAAACAATAAAGGAATAACTCTCACAATAGAAAAAGACTCTAACAAGAACCTGAATAAAAAAATACACACCGACTTATACAAACTCGATTATTCCATAAGAAGGCTCGTTGACAATGCCATAAAATATACAAACAAGGGGGAGGTAAAAGTGCATTATGTCATTACCAACGACAAACTGGAAATAAGCGTACAAGACACTGGCATAGGCATAAGCAAAGCAAACCAAAAGAAAATTTTTGAACGGTTTGTGCAGGCAGATAACACACCGTTGAAAGCAGAAGAAGGAACGGGGCTGGGCCTGGCCATAACACGTTCGTTTGTAGAAATAATGGGTGGCAAAATCACAGTAGAGTCGGACGTTGAAACAGGTGCTAAATTCACATTTTACATTCCGGTAAAATAG
- a CDS encoding ABC transporter permease has product MIRSRVLKNFFKIKVAVTGLIIISLIFIIALLAYVIAPDNTPYANGQQITLGNIKPGKVITFLNIKRNKKTDSESWIYKFMHGFPSAYNRIPINNYEVNGDSIFIEEYGSTSKTKFQNSFHLADIFYAIQGGRTIKKKSGNYIIPIVNDKSKTVSISKLKAQIPEEAIKQQTFWLGTDRFGRDMLSRIIVGSRISISVGFIAVGISLFVGIILGLLGGYYGGIIDKLIMWLINVVWSIPTLLLVIAISMVLGKGFWQIFLAVGLTMWVEVARVVRGQVKSLKEKDFVLSARVLGISGSRIMFRHILPNTTGPLIVISAANFATAILLEAGLSFLGIGVQPPMPSWGNMIRDHYGYIVVDQAYLAIVPGLAIMLMVWSFNVLGYGLRDAFDVKN; this is encoded by the coding sequence ATGATCAGAAGCAGGGTTTTAAAAAACTTTTTCAAAATCAAGGTAGCCGTAACAGGTTTAATTATTATATCATTGATATTTATCATTGCTCTTCTGGCTTATGTAATAGCACCAGACAACACTCCATATGCCAATGGTCAGCAAATTACCCTGGGAAATATCAAACCAGGCAAGGTAATAACATTTCTAAATATCAAGCGCAACAAAAAAACAGATTCGGAATCCTGGATTTATAAATTCATGCATGGCTTTCCTTCTGCATACAATCGCATACCCATTAATAACTATGAGGTTAACGGCGACAGCATTTTTATAGAAGAGTACGGCAGTACAAGTAAAACCAAGTTTCAAAACAGTTTTCATCTGGCCGACATCTTTTATGCCATACAAGGGGGACGAACAATTAAAAAGAAAAGCGGAAATTACATTATCCCAATTGTTAATGACAAGTCCAAAACCGTATCAATCTCAAAGCTTAAAGCGCAAATACCAGAAGAAGCCATAAAGCAGCAAACATTTTGGTTAGGCACCGACCGGTTTGGGCGCGACATGTTAAGCCGTATAATTGTGGGCAGCCGAATCTCTATTTCAGTCGGCTTTATTGCTGTTGGCATATCACTCTTTGTGGGCATTATACTGGGCTTACTCGGTGGTTATTACGGCGGCATTATAGACAAACTAATTATGTGGCTAATAAATGTAGTGTGGTCCATTCCTACGCTCCTTTTGGTGATCGCCATAAGTATGGTATTAGGGAAGGGATTTTGGCAAATATTTCTGGCTGTAGGGTTAACCATGTGGGTAGAAGTAGCGCGTGTTGTGCGGGGCCAGGTAAAAAGCTTAAAAGAAAAAGACTTTGTGCTATCCGCAAGGGTGCTTGGTATTTCTGGTAGCCGCATCATGTTCCGGCATATTTTACCTAACACCACAGGACCATTAATTGTAATTTCAGCAGCTAACTTTGCAACAGCAATACTTCTAGAAGCAGGCTTAAGCTTTCTGGGCATAGGCGTACAGCCACCAATGCCATCCTGGGGCAATATGATACGCGACCATTATGGCTATATTGTGGTGGACCAGGCTTACCTTGCTATTGTTCCCGGACTTGCCATCATGCTTATGGTGTGGTCTTTCAATGTACTTGGCTATGGTTTAAGAGATGCTTTCGATGTAAAAAACTAG
- a CDS encoding ABC transporter permease has protein sequence MNRFLLDITIALEAILANKVKTILTALGIIFGVAAVITMLAIGNGARQEILNQMKMVGVNNIIIQPIIESNEEQEEDDQSQVKRFSPGLALKDVKSIRQVLPSVEQVCPQVIQNKTLIRQGKSSRVKVIGTANNYFTLFNKELSEGSFFNAHQVEYGQPVCIVTDQIKVSIFNNQSPIGKEIKCGDIWLRVVGVVEKPVLDESSGELGLVRDNQVVYVPVQTMLLRYVNRSLVTKSQLEADEDEEENTSAAEKKNYNQLDKVIVQVNKSENLQPTRAVLAKMLKRLHNDVDDFEIIVPELLLQQQQKTRDIFNLVLGAIAGISLLVGGIGIMNIMLATVMERFKEIGIRMAVGARKKDILTQFVAEAALISFSGGIIGVMLGIISSHFVTTVTGIITIVSVWSVIISFGISVAIGIIFGYMPARKAATQDPIVSLRSE, from the coding sequence ATGAACCGATTTTTGCTCGACATAACCATTGCACTTGAAGCTATTCTGGCCAATAAGGTCAAAACAATACTAACAGCATTGGGTATAATTTTTGGCGTTGCCGCTGTTATTACCATGTTGGCTATTGGCAATGGGGCCCGCCAGGAAATATTGAACCAAATGAAAATGGTGGGTGTCAATAATATTATCATCCAGCCGATTATTGAAAGTAACGAGGAGCAGGAAGAAGATGATCAGTCGCAGGTAAAAAGATTTTCCCCCGGCTTGGCATTAAAAGATGTTAAAAGTATAAGGCAGGTTTTACCCTCTGTAGAGCAGGTTTGCCCACAGGTTATTCAAAATAAAACCCTCATCAGACAGGGTAAATCTTCGCGTGTGAAAGTTATCGGTACTGCCAATAACTACTTTACCCTTTTTAATAAAGAGCTTTCTGAAGGCAGTTTTTTTAATGCACACCAGGTTGAATATGGTCAGCCAGTTTGTATTGTAACAGATCAAATAAAAGTTTCTATTTTCAATAACCAAAGTCCCATTGGTAAAGAGATTAAGTGTGGTGATATATGGTTAAGGGTAGTCGGTGTTGTAGAAAAACCTGTGCTAGATGAAAGTAGCGGAGAACTTGGTCTTGTGCGCGACAATCAGGTAGTGTATGTGCCAGTTCAAACAATGTTGTTGCGATATGTAAACCGTTCTTTAGTGACCAAAAGCCAACTTGAGGCCGATGAAGATGAGGAGGAGAATACCTCTGCTGCAGAAAAGAAAAACTATAACCAGCTTGATAAAGTTATTGTGCAGGTAAATAAAAGCGAAAACCTGCAACCAACACGTGCTGTGCTGGCAAAGATGCTTAAGCGCTTGCACAACGATGTGGACGATTTTGAAATAATTGTACCCGAACTTTTACTGCAACAACAGCAAAAAACACGTGATATTTTTAACCTCGTGCTTGGAGCCATTGCCGGCATATCTTTGTTGGTAGGGGGAATAGGTATTATGAATATTATGCTGGCTACCGTAATGGAGCGTTTCAAGGAGATAGGCATACGTATGGCGGTAGGTGCCCGAAAAAAGGATATTTTAACACAGTTTGTGGCCGAAGCAGCCCTTATAAGTTTTAGTGGCGGTATTATTGGTGTGATGCTGGGGATTATTTCATCACATTTTGTAACCACTGTCACCGGTATCATAACCATAGTTTCGGTATGGTCGGTAATTATATCTTTTGGAATATCAGTGGCCATCGGTATTATTTTTGGCTATATGCCGGCACGAAAAGCTGCTACCCAGGACCCGATTGTTTCACTCAGAAGCGAATAA